A genome region from Stenotrophomonas maltophilia includes the following:
- the dnaE gene encoding DNA polymerase III subunit alpha, whose product MSNSRFVHLHVHTEFSLADSTIRVPAKPDQADPKKAKQANLLSRSVELGLPALAVTDLNNLFALVKFYKAAEGVGIKPIAGADVLIAEEGQDPWRMTLLCRDREGYLSLSRLLTRAWMEGHRPEGGVAIHPDWLKAGNANLFALAGRQSLAGRLALDGKHELAEQQLADWQRVFGDGLHLELTRTGREGEETFNQFALMAAGQRGLPVVASNDVRFLSPTDFSAHEARVCISTGRVLDDPKRPREYSDQQYLKSAEEMCALFADIPDAIDNTLALAERCNIEMRLGTYFLPNYPVPDDETLDTWIQKMSRDGLEERLEKNPLAPGKTREEYFERLEFELNTIIKMGFPGYFLIVADFIQWGKNQGIPIGPGRGSGAGSLVAWALKITDLDPLPYNLLFERFLNPERVSMPDFDIDFCMDRRDEVIDYVARKYGRERVSQIITYGTMAAKAVVRDSGRVLGFPYGLVDGVSKLIPNILGIHLKDALGKGKEGPSSEMASPELIQRYETEDDVRDLIDLALQLEDLTRNAGKHAGGVVIGPEPLSEFCPLYAEHDENGLGKNPVTQFDKNDVEEVGLVKFDFLGLRTLTIIDWAVKAINKRHERAGIPPVDIAAIPLDDTPTYKDIFANGNTGAVFQFESSGMRRLLKDARPDRFEDLIALVSLYRPGPMDLIPSFNARKHGQEEIIYPDPRTEAILKDTYGIMVYQEQVMQMAQIVGGYSLGGADLLRRAMGKKVPAEMAKHREIFREGAAKDGVDEAKADAIFDLMEKFAGYGFNKSHAAAYALVSYQTAWLKRHYPAEFMAATLSSDLDNTDKVVGFLDEVRNLGLTVLPPKVNQSAFMFEAVTPDTIQYGLGAIKGVGQGACEAVVEERLKGGPFKDLLDFCTRVGSAKLNRRTLEAMINCGALDELGRNRASLMLQLPEVIKATDQMARERASGQNSLFGGPDPSATTIQLDLPEAEEWPLLQRLNGERDTLGFYLSGHPFDPWRDDVRDLVGNDLGSVEKIWSANSGGGGGGEKRWRPEVQTVLAGQVVGVRRKGESQIFIQLEDGRGRVECSAFSDTMAEFGHLMTKDRILVVKGGLREDEFNGGYALRIRQCWDFDEVCANYATRLSLRLDLRQQRPVWERVNALLDRHRPGRTPLRLDLLLKGPQGGVAGMLDVSGQSAVRIDSKLMEALRADPAVRTLKVRYSPPWAS is encoded by the coding sequence CCGCGACCGTGAGGGCTACCTGAGCCTGTCGCGGCTGCTGACCCGCGCCTGGATGGAAGGCCATCGTCCGGAAGGCGGTGTGGCCATCCACCCGGACTGGCTGAAGGCCGGCAACGCCAACCTGTTCGCGCTGGCCGGCCGGCAGAGCCTGGCCGGGCGCCTGGCGCTGGACGGCAAGCATGAACTGGCCGAGCAGCAGCTGGCCGACTGGCAGCGCGTGTTTGGCGATGGCCTGCACCTGGAACTGACCCGTACAGGCCGCGAAGGCGAGGAAACCTTCAACCAGTTCGCGCTGATGGCGGCCGGCCAGCGTGGCCTGCCGGTGGTGGCCAGCAACGATGTGCGCTTCCTGTCGCCCACCGATTTCAGCGCGCACGAAGCGCGCGTGTGCATTTCCACCGGCCGCGTGCTGGACGACCCCAAGCGGCCGCGCGAGTACAGCGACCAGCAGTACCTGAAGTCGGCCGAAGAGATGTGCGCACTGTTCGCCGACATCCCCGATGCGATCGACAACACGCTGGCGCTGGCCGAGCGCTGCAACATCGAGATGCGGCTTGGCACCTACTTCCTGCCCAACTACCCGGTGCCCGACGACGAGACCTTGGACACCTGGATCCAGAAGATGTCGCGCGATGGCCTGGAAGAGCGCCTGGAGAAGAATCCGCTGGCGCCCGGCAAGACCCGCGAAGAATACTTCGAGCGCCTGGAATTCGAGCTCAACACCATCATCAAGATGGGCTTCCCGGGCTACTTCCTGATCGTGGCCGACTTCATCCAGTGGGGCAAGAACCAGGGCATCCCGATCGGCCCGGGCCGTGGTTCGGGTGCCGGTTCGCTGGTGGCCTGGGCACTGAAGATCACCGATCTGGACCCGCTGCCGTACAACCTGCTGTTCGAGCGCTTCCTGAACCCGGAACGCGTGTCGATGCCCGACTTCGACATCGACTTCTGCATGGACCGCCGCGACGAGGTGATCGACTACGTCGCGCGCAAGTATGGGCGCGAGCGCGTAAGCCAGATCATCACCTACGGCACCATGGCCGCCAAGGCGGTGGTACGCGACTCCGGCCGCGTGCTCGGTTTCCCCTACGGCCTGGTCGACGGCGTTTCCAAGCTGATCCCGAACATCCTCGGCATCCACCTGAAGGATGCACTGGGCAAGGGCAAAGAAGGCCCCAGCTCGGAAATGGCCTCGCCGGAGCTGATCCAGCGCTACGAGACCGAGGACGATGTCCGCGACCTGATCGACCTGGCGCTGCAGCTGGAGGACCTGACTCGCAACGCCGGCAAGCACGCCGGTGGCGTGGTGATCGGGCCCGAACCGCTGAGCGAGTTCTGCCCGCTGTACGCCGAACACGACGAGAACGGCCTCGGTAAGAACCCGGTCACCCAGTTCGACAAGAACGACGTGGAAGAAGTGGGCCTGGTGAAGTTCGACTTCCTCGGTCTGCGCACGCTGACCATCATCGACTGGGCGGTGAAGGCGATCAACAAGCGCCACGAACGCGCGGGCATTCCGCCGGTGGACATCGCCGCGATTCCGCTCGACGACACGCCCACCTACAAGGACATCTTCGCCAACGGCAATACCGGCGCGGTGTTCCAGTTCGAATCCTCGGGCATGCGCCGCCTGCTGAAGGACGCGCGCCCCGACCGTTTCGAAGACCTCATCGCGCTGGTGTCGCTGTACCGCCCCGGCCCGATGGACCTGATTCCCTCCTTCAACGCGCGTAAGCACGGCCAGGAAGAAATCATCTATCCCGATCCGCGCACCGAAGCGATCCTGAAGGACACCTACGGCATCATGGTGTACCAGGAGCAGGTGATGCAGATGGCGCAGATCGTCGGCGGCTACTCGCTGGGCGGCGCCGACCTGCTGCGCCGTGCGATGGGCAAAAAGGTGCCGGCCGAAATGGCCAAGCACCGCGAGATCTTCCGCGAGGGCGCGGCCAAGGACGGCGTGGACGAGGCCAAGGCCGACGCCATCTTCGACCTGATGGAGAAATTCGCCGGCTACGGCTTCAACAAGTCGCACGCCGCTGCCTATGCGCTGGTCAGCTACCAGACCGCGTGGCTGAAGCGCCATTACCCGGCCGAATTCATGGCCGCGACGCTCTCGTCCGACCTGGACAACACCGACAAGGTGGTCGGCTTCCTCGACGAAGTGCGCAACCTCGGCCTGACCGTGCTGCCGCCGAAGGTGAACCAGTCGGCCTTCATGTTCGAAGCGGTCACCCCGGACACCATCCAGTACGGCCTGGGCGCAATCAAGGGCGTGGGCCAGGGTGCCTGCGAGGCGGTGGTCGAGGAGCGGCTGAAGGGCGGCCCGTTCAAGGACCTGCTCGACTTCTGCACCCGCGTCGGCTCGGCCAAGCTCAACCGGCGCACGCTGGAAGCGATGATCAACTGTGGTGCGCTGGACGAGCTCGGCCGCAACCGTGCCTCGCTGATGCTGCAGCTGCCGGAAGTGATCAAGGCCACCGACCAGATGGCGCGCGAGCGTGCGTCCGGGCAGAACTCGCTGTTCGGCGGCCCGGACCCGAGCGCGACCACGATCCAGCTGGACCTGCCCGAGGCCGAGGAATGGCCGCTGCTGCAGCGCCTGAACGGCGAGCGCGACACGCTGGGCTTCTACCTCAGCGGCCACCCGTTCGATCCCTGGCGTGACGATGTACGCGACCTGGTCGGCAACGACCTGGGTTCGGTGGAGAAGATCTGGAGCGCCAACAGTGGTGGTGGCGGAGGCGGCGAAAAGCGCTGGCGCCCGGAAGTACAAACCGTGCTGGCCGGCCAGGTGGTCGGTGTGCGTCGCAAGGGCGAGAGCCAGATCTTCATCCAGCTGGAAGATGGGCGCGGGCGCGTCGAGTGCAGCGCGTTCTCCGACACGATGGCCGAGTTCGGCCACCTGATGACCAAGGACCGCATCCTGGTGGTCAAGGGCGGCCTGCGCGAGGACGAGTTCAACGGCGGCTACGCACTGCGCATCCGCCAGTGCTGGGACTTCGATGAAGTCTGCGCCAACTACGCCACGCGGCTGTCGCTGCGCCTGGACCTGCGCCAGCAGCGCCCGGTCTGGGAGCGCGTCAATGCCCTGCTCGACCGCCATCGCCCCGGACGCACCCCCCTGCGCCTGGACCTGCTGCTGAAGGGCCCGCAGGGCGGCGTGGCCGGCATGCTCGACGTGTCCGGGCAGAGCGCGGTGCGCATCGACTCCAAACTGATGGAGGCGCTGCGCGCCGACCCGGCCGTACGCACGCTGAAGGTGCGCTACAGCCCACCGTGGGCCAGCTGA